Proteins from a single region of Primulina tabacum isolate GXHZ01 chromosome 5, ASM2559414v2, whole genome shotgun sequence:
- the LOC142544609 gene encoding RING-H2 finger protein ATL70-like codes for MNNTAAAGGFQNLDNVGYAIAISIGIIFLIVTMTLASYCCTRNNPTFYLSRSQNPQPAAPPLENSRNRVVEVVLDELTLSSYPKMLFSEAKINHKDSTAACCSICLADYENSDMLRVLPDCGHLFHLKCVDPWLHSHPTCPVCRTSPIPTPLAEVVPLAARPIG; via the coding sequence ATGAATAACACAGCCGCCGCCGGCGGTTTTCAGAACCTCGACAACGTCGGTTACGCCATTGCAATTTCCATTGGAATCATCTTCCTCATCGTGACCATGACCTTAGCCTCGTATTGCTGCACCAGAAACAACCCAACCTTCTACTTATCAAGGTCGCAGAATCCTCAGCCAGCAGCGCCGCCGTTAGAAAACTCCCGGAACCGTGTAGTGGAAGTTGTGCTCGACGAATTAACATTATCAAGCTACCCGAAGATGCTCTTTTCTgaagcaaaaattaatcacaagGATTCCACGGCGGCGTGCTGCTCCATATGTTTAGCAGATTACGAGAACAGCGACATGCTTAGAGTTCTACCGGACTGCGGCCATCTCTTCCATCTCAAGTGCGTCGATCCGTGGCTGCACAGCCACCCCACCTGCCCAGTCTGCCGTACTTCGCCGATTCCGACACCGCTGGCGGAGGTGGTTCCCCTTGCAGCCCGACCCATCGGATGA
- the LOC142545697 gene encoding protein SEEDLING LETHAL 1, chloroplastic-like isoform X3 produces MQETLHFTSTPFHLHNPQFPFISRPNHLHLPPKSSTVALPFLPKPPSLIKSPEDGSPTTSSPPPLQELLLYLDSLGVDSLYCLHSHPPLISTPLSQVKCTVDFLFSLGLTVQDLRRIFPMCPDLLTSPTSTVIIPATTFLLREAHVDAVNLRHVIHRRPRLLTRSVDRQLRPTLYFLQGTIGIEKVASYSSLLSCCVESKFIPRIEYLQKLGFSYKDTIVMFRRFPTLFCYSIKENLKPKFDYFVVEMGRELKELVVFPQYFSFSFDNRIKPRHKMCVEKQVCLSLPLMLKSSEARFRDLLEVYCGSSIPLGDV; encoded by the exons ATGCAAGAAACTCTCCATTTCACTTCCACCCCCTTCCACCTTCACAACCCACAATTCCCCTTCATTTCTCGCCCCAATCACCTGCATTTACCTCCCAAATCCTCCACGGTTGCCCTTCCCTTTCTGCCCAAACCCCCCTCCCTCATCAAATCCCCTGAAGACGGATCCCCAACGACCAGTTCCCCTCCTCCCCTTCAAGAATTGCTTCTCTATTTAGACTCTTTGGGTGTGGACTCCCTTTACTGCCTCCACTCCCATCCCCCTTTGATTTCCACACCCCTTTCCCAGGTTAAATGCACTGTCGACTTCCTGTTTTCACTGGGTCTCACCGTGCAGGATCTCCGCCGTATTTTCCCCATGTGCCCTGATTTGTTAACTTCCCCAACCTCCACGGTCATCATCCCCGCCACCACTTTTCTCCTCCGTGAAGCCCACGTGGATGCCGTTAATCTTCGCCACGTTATTCATCGCCGGCCACGCCTATTAACCCGCAGCGTCGACCGGCAGCTCCGACCCACTCTCTACTTTCTCCAGGGTACCATCGGCATCGAGAAAGTTGCTAGTTATTCCTCTCTTCTGTCCTGCTGCGTTGAATCCAAGTTCATTCCCCGAATTGAGTACTTGCAGAAGCTGGGTTTTTCTTACAAGGACACTATAGTTATGTTCAGGAGGTTCCCAACATTGTTTTGTTATAGTATAAAGGAGAATCTGAAGCCAAAATTCGATTACTTTGTTGTGGAAATGGGGAGGgagttgaaagaattggttGTCTTCCCGCAGTACTTTTCCTTTAGTTTTGATAATAGGATAAAGCCCAGGCACAAAATGTGTGTGGAGAAGCAAGTGTGCTTGTCATTGCCTTTGATGTTAAAGTCTTCTGAGGCGCGGTTTCGTGATCTGTTGGAGGTATACTGTGGTTCTTCTATCCCG CTTGGAGACGTGTAG
- the LOC142545697 gene encoding protein SEEDLING LETHAL 1, chloroplastic-like isoform X1 yields MQETLHFTSTPFHLHNPQFPFISRPNHLHLPPKSSTVALPFLPKPPSLIKSPEDGSPTTSSPPPLQELLLYLDSLGVDSLYCLHSHPPLISTPLSQVKCTVDFLFSLGLTVQDLRRIFPMCPDLLTSPTSTVIIPATTFLLREAHVDAVNLRHVIHRRPRLLTRSVDRQLRPTLYFLQGTIGIEKVASYSSLLSCCVESKFIPRIEYLQKLGFSYKDTIVMFRRFPTLFCYSIKENLKPKFDYFVVEMGRELKELVVFPQYFSFSFDNRIKPRHKMCVEKQVCLSLPLMLKSSEARFRDLLEVYCGSSIPECATYHNFRGISSSD; encoded by the exons ATGCAAGAAACTCTCCATTTCACTTCCACCCCCTTCCACCTTCACAACCCACAATTCCCCTTCATTTCTCGCCCCAATCACCTGCATTTACCTCCCAAATCCTCCACGGTTGCCCTTCCCTTTCTGCCCAAACCCCCCTCCCTCATCAAATCCCCTGAAGACGGATCCCCAACGACCAGTTCCCCTCCTCCCCTTCAAGAATTGCTTCTCTATTTAGACTCTTTGGGTGTGGACTCCCTTTACTGCCTCCACTCCCATCCCCCTTTGATTTCCACACCCCTTTCCCAGGTTAAATGCACTGTCGACTTCCTGTTTTCACTGGGTCTCACCGTGCAGGATCTCCGCCGTATTTTCCCCATGTGCCCTGATTTGTTAACTTCCCCAACCTCCACGGTCATCATCCCCGCCACCACTTTTCTCCTCCGTGAAGCCCACGTGGATGCCGTTAATCTTCGCCACGTTATTCATCGCCGGCCACGCCTATTAACCCGCAGCGTCGACCGGCAGCTCCGACCCACTCTCTACTTTCTCCAGGGTACCATCGGCATCGAGAAAGTTGCTAGTTATTCCTCTCTTCTGTCCTGCTGCGTTGAATCCAAGTTCATTCCCCGAATTGAGTACTTGCAGAAGCTGGGTTTTTCTTACAAGGACACTATAGTTATGTTCAGGAGGTTCCCAACATTGTTTTGTTATAGTATAAAGGAGAATCTGAAGCCAAAATTCGATTACTTTGTTGTGGAAATGGGGAGGgagttgaaagaattggttGTCTTCCCGCAGTACTTTTCCTTTAGTTTTGATAATAGGATAAAGCCCAGGCACAAAATGTGTGTGGAGAAGCAAGTGTGCTTGTCATTGCCTTTGATGTTAAAGTCTTCTGAGGCGCGGTTTCGTGATCTGTTGGAGGTATACTGTGGTTCTTCTATCCCG GAGTGTGCCACCTACCATAATTTTCGTGGAATATCATCTTCTGATTGA
- the LOC142545697 gene encoding protein SEEDLING LETHAL 1, chloroplastic-like isoform X2, with translation MQETLHFTSTPFHLHNPQFPFISRPNHLHLPPKSSTVALPFLPKPPSLIKSPEDGSPTTSSPPPLQELLLYLDSLGVDSLYCLHSHPPLISTPLSQVKCTVDFLFSLGLTVQDLRRIFPMCPDLLTSPTSTVIIPATTFLLREAHVDAVNLRHVIHRRPRLLTRSVDRQLRPTLYFLQGTIGIEKVASYSSLLSCCVESKFIPRIEYLQKLGFSYKDTIVMFRRFPTLFCYSIKENLKPKFDYFVVEMGRELKELVVFPQYFSFSFDNRIKPRHKMCVEKQVCLSLPLMLKSSEARFRDLLEECATYHNFRGISSSD, from the exons ATGCAAGAAACTCTCCATTTCACTTCCACCCCCTTCCACCTTCACAACCCACAATTCCCCTTCATTTCTCGCCCCAATCACCTGCATTTACCTCCCAAATCCTCCACGGTTGCCCTTCCCTTTCTGCCCAAACCCCCCTCCCTCATCAAATCCCCTGAAGACGGATCCCCAACGACCAGTTCCCCTCCTCCCCTTCAAGAATTGCTTCTCTATTTAGACTCTTTGGGTGTGGACTCCCTTTACTGCCTCCACTCCCATCCCCCTTTGATTTCCACACCCCTTTCCCAGGTTAAATGCACTGTCGACTTCCTGTTTTCACTGGGTCTCACCGTGCAGGATCTCCGCCGTATTTTCCCCATGTGCCCTGATTTGTTAACTTCCCCAACCTCCACGGTCATCATCCCCGCCACCACTTTTCTCCTCCGTGAAGCCCACGTGGATGCCGTTAATCTTCGCCACGTTATTCATCGCCGGCCACGCCTATTAACCCGCAGCGTCGACCGGCAGCTCCGACCCACTCTCTACTTTCTCCAGGGTACCATCGGCATCGAGAAAGTTGCTAGTTATTCCTCTCTTCTGTCCTGCTGCGTTGAATCCAAGTTCATTCCCCGAATTGAGTACTTGCAGAAGCTGGGTTTTTCTTACAAGGACACTATAGTTATGTTCAGGAGGTTCCCAACATTGTTTTGTTATAGTATAAAGGAGAATCTGAAGCCAAAATTCGATTACTTTGTTGTGGAAATGGGGAGGgagttgaaagaattggttGTCTTCCCGCAGTACTTTTCCTTTAGTTTTGATAATAGGATAAAGCCCAGGCACAAAATGTGTGTGGAGAAGCAAGTGTGCTTGTCATTGCCTTTGATGTTAAAGTCTTCTGAGGCGCGGTTTCGTGATCTGTTGGAG GAGTGTGCCACCTACCATAATTTTCGTGGAATATCATCTTCTGATTGA